From the genome of Myripristis murdjan chromosome 22, fMyrMur1.1, whole genome shotgun sequence, one region includes:
- the wdr89 gene encoding WD repeat-containing protein 89: MDAVEEKLKCLSIARRVRPEEPTYLLDVSQQPAGQSELLAVSCSNFNVHLHNKETLRLVGECRGHSGRLCGVTFARSSPHLLYSASADGAVRTWDVRRPGTEAVQVFSSDKSHQYCSFDLSCDDMLLCAGTEQLDEDSFLVFWDTRAASGAGGSTVLGVYSESHSDDITQVRFHPRDKDRLATGSTDGLVNVFDLSRGTEEEALQATCNSESSASSVCWCGRSYTQLLCLSHDENLHLWDLGQLDTDEPLTIFSTPDARSLTPLADGGGVDYLVGGSWLEEAQRLLVVGGRNSGELHLMECDDKGLRLLRSLQGGHTSTVRCFLWDAAAEALVTGGEDAQLLLWKPGGEELTSGKGESMKSVSALKVKSRPHKKHSYEREKKAA; the protein is encoded by the coding sequence ATGGATGCCGTGGAGGAGAAGCTCAAATGTCTGTCCATCGCTCGTCGGGTCCGACCGGAGGAGCCCACCTACCTGCTGGACGTCTCCCAGCAGCCCGCGGGGCAGAGCGAGCTGCTGGCCGTGTCCTGCTCCAACTTCAACGTCCACCTGCACAACAAGGAAACGCTCCGCCTCGTGGGAGAGTGTCGCGGCCACAGCGGGCGGCTGTGCGGCGTCACGTTCGCCCGCAgctcccctcacctcctctaCTCCGCCTCTGCCGACGGGGCGGTCAGGACGTGGGACGTTCGCCGGCCCGGGACCGAGGCTGTTCAGGTGTTCAGCAGCGACAAGTCCCACCAGTACTGCAGCTTCGACCTCAGCTGTGACGACATGCTGCTGTGCGCCGGCACCGAGCAGCTCGACGAGGACAGCTTCCTGGTGTTCTGGGACACCCGTGCAGCCAGTGGCGCCGGCGGCAGCACGGTCCTCGGCGTGTACTCTGAGTCGcacagtgatgacatcacccaGGTGCGCTTCCATCCACGGGACAAAGACCGGCTAGCGACCGGCTCTACTGATGGTCTCGTCAACGTGTTTGACCTGAGCCGGGGGACGGAGGAGGAGGCGCTGCAGGCCACCTGTAACAGCGAATCGTCAGCCAGCTCGGTGTGCTGGTGTGGGCGGAGCTACACccagctgctctgcctcagcCACGACGAGAACCTGCACCTGTGGGACCTGGGACAGCTGGACACGGACGAGCCGCTGACCATCTTCAGCACGCCCGACGCCCGCAGCCTGACGCCGCTGGCTGACGGCGGCGGCGTGGACTACCTGGTGGGCGGGAGCTGGCTGGAGGAGGCGCAGAGGCTCCTGGTGGTCGGCGGGAGGAACAGCGGCGAGCTCCACCTGATGGAGTGCGACGACAAGGGGCTCCGCCTGCTGAGGAGCCTGCAGGGGGGCCACACCTCCACAGTGCGCTGCTTCCTGTGGGACGCGGCGGCCGAGGCCCTGGTCACCGGGGGAGAGGATGCTcagctgttgctatggaaaccaGGAGGGGAGGAGCTTACATCAGGGAAGGGGGAGTCCATGAAGAGTGTGTCGGCGTTGAAGGTCAAATCCAGGCCGCATAAAAAACACAGCTAcgagagggagaagaaggcGGCGTGA